Genomic window (Dyadobacter fanqingshengii):
TCGACATTACTGCATGGATAAATGTATTGCTTCCGCAGTTAGTACATTCCTGGTCGGTAGCATTATCGGCCGCCACGTCACTTGGAGGGAAAATGGGCAGTCCGGTAGAGTGAAATGTTTGCACGGAATTAAGTTGTTCTTGCTTGCTAACTCAATTTCCGCACCTTATTAATTGCATGCCAGAAGCGGCAGAAAAACTTAATGGAATGGTTACGGAACCTTACAGTAGAGCTTGCCGCGGCTGATCGCTAAAATTATGAAGGATCAATGTGGACTGCCCCTCATGTTCGTATTGGGCGCAAGGATATTCTTTCTTTTAAACGAAAATCATCCCCCATTCCCAGCTCGTCGCCATAGCGGATAACAGGTGCTTCAAAAAACGACGGGGAGCAGAAGACAATAAAATTCATTTCAAGCCCGAACGACCGGGTTATCAGCAATATCTTTTCAAGACAGAACTCGGGAGCGTTAACAGAATGGTTTGATCTATTTCAAATATCGTAGTTGTCATAGGACAAGACTATGGCAGCTTAAAAAAACAGCTGTCCTAAACGACAGCTGAGAACATTTCCCGGTCTTATACCGATTACAAGTTGGTGAAGCGCAGGGTTTGCCCGTAAACCACTGTTCCATTGTTCAAGATTGCATAGGCACGGTAGTAGTTACTGTTTGTACAAATTTGAGGGCCAACCTTGGTTTTAATTCCTGTTGAAAATGGCATATCGAAGACAATTTTTGGGTAATCTTCGATCGTTGGGTTGTCGTAATTCGGGCCGGAACCACCGCCTAAAGCTGCATTATAGACAATACCGTATTCTGTCACCGGTATGGTACCAATATTGAGCACTTCCAACTCGGTAGTGAATGAGCATTTGCCATGACCTGAATCGTAGAACAAGTCATGTGTACTCAACAACGGAGCTTCACCTGGAAGCTGGTGATCTTGACAAGAATAGCTAAACAAAAACAGCGATAAACAAACTAATCCTGAAACTGAAAGATGCTTTTTCATCATATGAGTGGCTAAGAATGAAAAATTGGTAATACTACAAATTTTACAAATAAATCTTCGTTTTGTAAAATAATCTTAGCTAACGGCGGCTGATATATTTTCCAGAAAAGGGAACACTCATTTAGGTGTTAGTGAAAGACTTGTAACTAATCGTGCTTTCATTATTTTTGAAAAGGCAAACATAGTACACTGGCGAATCTCGGTATTGTTAGAAAACGAAAAGAAGCAATGGAACAAACGGATATAAACGGAGCGCTATTTTTGGTAGAGGCACCTTTGGAAGACGTAATCAATAGCTTCTATCACATGGTGGTTGCGTCAGATGGAGAACCAATCACTAGGCATGTTTGTCCAAATTTGGAAATGATGCTGGTATTTAATTTTGGAATACCTGTACGCATTTCCTTTCACAATAATCCTCTGAACACTGAAATTATAAGGCGTACCGCCGCAATCGGGCCACTCCGACAGATGCTGAACTATGAACTGCTGCCCGGTGCAGACGCTCTGGTTGTTAACTTTAAGTTCAATGGTTTTCAACGTTTGTTTGGTATGCCTTTAACAGGACTGACTGGCGAGGAAGGGACAAATGCAGAGATTTTAACAGATGAGGGCCGTTTTGATCGCCTATGGGAAGAATTAGCAGCCCTACCCACGACAGAACAAAGAGTGAGTTTACTTAAGCAGTCAGCCATAGGCTTACTGAAAGAAAATGATCAGGTATTGCAGACGGTAATCGGTAACCTGGCCCAGTTTTTCAACCCACGTGTTGACCCGGTAAAGGCCATAGCGGCCGATACCCGTCTTTCGGAAAGAAGTATTCAGCTGAAGTTTCAAAAGCATACCGGCTATTCTGTTAAAGAGCTGCTCCGCTTTTTGCGCTTCAAAGAAGTTATTGC
Coding sequences:
- a CDS encoding helix-turn-helix domain-containing protein: MEQTDINGALFLVEAPLEDVINSFYHMVVASDGEPITRHVCPNLEMMLVFNFGIPVRISFHNNPLNTEIIRRTAAIGPLRQMLNYELLPGADALVVNFKFNGFQRLFGMPLTGLTGEEGTNAEILTDEGRFDRLWEELAALPTTEQRVSLLKQSAIGLLKENDQVLQTVIGNLAQFFNPRVDPVKAIAADTRLSERSIQLKFQKHTGYSVKELLRFLRFKEVIAYILTRSNQKIAIFDLIAEHDYHDQSHLIKDFQYFLGMAPQQFIKNLNNGSFCVVTDTYPAQP